Proteins from a genomic interval of bacterium:
- a CDS encoding histidine phosphatase family protein produces MELILIRHGLPLRIENEDGRPADPPLSGVGRQQAERVADWLESEQIDALYTSPLKRAFETAQPLARLKGLSLRVEAGVAEMDQHADTYIPLEQLKASDYDAWKEAVQGGLYAAIDLPAFQRTVIESIEGIIAAHPRQRVAVSCHGGVINTWAGHVMNVVGNPMFFDPTYTSINRFLAASSGERSVVTLNEHAHLRD; encoded by the coding sequence ATGGAACTCATTTTGATCCGGCACGGGTTGCCGTTGCGCATCGAGAACGAAGACGGTCGTCCAGCCGATCCTCCGCTTTCGGGAGTCGGACGCCAGCAGGCGGAGCGCGTGGCGGATTGGCTGGAGTCCGAGCAGATCGATGCGCTCTACACGAGTCCGCTCAAGCGGGCTTTCGAAACGGCACAGCCGCTCGCCAGGCTCAAGGGGTTGTCGCTTCGGGTAGAGGCCGGAGTCGCGGAGATGGATCAGCACGCCGACACCTACATTCCGCTGGAACAGCTGAAGGCGAGCGACTACGACGCCTGGAAAGAAGCAGTGCAGGGGGGATTGTACGCAGCGATCGACCTGCCCGCCTTCCAGCGCACGGTGATCGAGAGCATCGAGGGAATCATCGCCGCCCATCCACGACAACGCGTAGCGGTTTCCTGTCACGGGGGCGTAATCAATACCTGGGCTGGTCACGTGATGAATGTGGTCGGCAATCCGATGTTCTTCGATCCCACCTACACCAGCATCAATCGCTTCCTCGCGGCCAGTTCGGGCGAGCGCAGCGTTGTGACCTTGAACGAACACGCGCACCTCAGAGACTGA